The Deltaproteobacteria bacterium genome segment TCACGATGCCGTCTTTGACGTAAACCTCGGTTGCACCGGCGCTCACGCTACGATGAAACAAGAGCGCAACCTTTACTTTATCACGGAGCCATGCATCAGAGTTTGCGGTGGGGGGTGCACCTTTGACCTCCAGCCTGTTGTTCACACTCACGATACCTGGGATGTCTGCTACGGTCTCCTGAGCCAATGATTTGTGGAAGCTTTCGGAGACGATCCCCGTCAAGGTGACGGCGCCGTCGCTGGACTGGATTTTGATATCATCACCCTGAAGGTAGGTTTTGAACACATACGACTGCTTGGCGGCTAATTCGATGCGGCTGTCCATTCTCGACGCGTGCACAGGCATGCTGAGCGCCAGCAGAGCCACCGCTGCCACCGTTATAGATACGGAATATTTTGCTTTCATGGCACGTTCTCCTTTTGTTGCTGTTCCTGTTGCTTTTTGAACTCTTTTACTCCGAAGACCTCGCTCTCACTACTTCCCAAAAACCTTCTTGACCTGGCCGATCTTTTCCTGAACTTTGCCGGCTATCTTTTCACCGGTACCTTCACCTTCCAACTTTGGATTATCGCTCAGTTTCCCGGCGACCTCCTTGACCTTGCCCTTCACTTCGTGGAACGTGCCTTCCGCCTGGTCCTTCGTGCTGGATTTCATGGTATTCCTCCTTCAAGATTTCGATTTGACTGCTGGTACCTCTCTCTGCTAACCCTTCGCATCATCACACGATAATTCT includes the following:
- a CDS encoding BON domain-containing protein, with the protein product MKAKYSVSITVAAVALLALSMPVHASRMDSRIELAAKQSYVFKTYLQGDDIKIQSSDGAVTLTGIVSESFHKSLAQETVADIPGIVSVNNRLEVKGAPPTANSDAWLRDKVKVALLFHRSVSAGATEVYVKDGIVTLQGNATSLAQKELTTEYAKDVEGVKDVNNEMTVTKTPEKKRTVGEKIDDASITAQVKMTLLYHRSTSVLNTTVTTKKGVVTLGGKASNAAEVSLATKFVNDVNGVKGVENRMTIE
- a CDS encoding CsbD family protein, whose product is MKSSTKDQAEGTFHEVKGKVKEVAGKLSDNPKLEGEGTGEKIAGKVQEKIGQVKKVFGK